A part of Desulfobacter sp. genomic DNA contains:
- a CDS encoding prepilin-type N-terminal cleavage/methylation domain-containing protein, whose amino-acid sequence MKPSFHKKQLPVWKSQQGFTLLELLMVVAILSTVAWMTLDTVGNNNNQVRFEDTKNRLAAIRRAIIGDVSRTVNGAPEVRGYVADMGSLPGSLRDLVSQGSHVANNYSATYGLRVGWNGPYISASSMTGGARFPDAWGNDDGTDNYGWQFNVDVGTGDLTVGSQGLDNASGGTGIYEKDYPDYTIAAPNTPPPLVSGNEYFVEVTDASGNGRLPVDIDAPAPCWKCSSGSSSTRRACEVPSGTGVWESVQGADTYGACRVAGGVWLPPGHVGAGCEDSTKDSASCSGTEYGGGINGVWGGIDIDGNPINKCIDFTRDLSTCTTKDYSGDNSGTFGSWIQLYNGVGICTDTSFTDKASCTVAGETWYLSALSESVCMTIAHRVSGVIAEQDSRPFFFNWDGTRQRLEFAMNSESTAFSLPQGRAGYRLYEFDETANACTDTPFPKTGTQWRHFTVVPGNIIPELEWDIE is encoded by the coding sequence ATGAAACCATCTTTCCATAAAAAACAACTTCCCGTCTGGAAAAGCCAGCAGGGCTTCACCCTCCTGGAGCTGCTCATGGTGGTGGCTATCCTCTCCACCGTGGCCTGGATGACCCTGGATACCGTGGGCAATAATAACAACCAGGTCCGGTTTGAGGACACCAAGAACCGGCTGGCCGCCATCCGCCGGGCCATTATCGGGGATGTCTCCCGTACGGTGAACGGTGCCCCGGAAGTCCGGGGGTATGTGGCGGATATGGGGTCGTTGCCCGGTAGTCTTCGTGATTTGGTGTCTCAAGGTAGTCATGTGGCCAACAATTATAGTGCCACTTACGGTCTTAGGGTTGGGTGGAACGGCCCATACATTTCTGCTTCGTCCATGACAGGTGGAGCCCGCTTTCCCGATGCTTGGGGTAACGATGATGGAACTGATAATTATGGATGGCAATTTAATGTGGATGTCGGAACCGGTGATTTAACAGTAGGCAGCCAAGGATTGGATAATGCCTCAGGAGGTACCGGTATATACGAAAAAGATTATCCAGATTATACAATTGCTGCCCCGAATACTCCACCTCCCTTGGTGTCTGGGAATGAATATTTTGTTGAAGTTACAGATGCTTCTGGCAACGGTAGACTCCCCGTTGATATTGATGCACCGGCACCTTGCTGGAAGTGCAGTAGCGGCAGCAGCAGTACCCGAAGAGCCTGTGAAGTGCCTTCCGGCACTGGGGTGTGGGAATCTGTTCAAGGTGCGGATACATATGGGGCATGCAGAGTCGCTGGCGGGGTATGGTTACCCCCCGGCCATGTTGGAGCCGGATGTGAGGATTCAACAAAGGACTCAGCCTCATGTTCCGGTACGGAATACGGCGGCGGTATCAACGGAGTCTGGGGGGGAATTGATATTGACGGCAACCCGATCAACAAGTGCATTGATTTTACAAGGGATTTATCTACTTGCACCACAAAGGACTACAGCGGCGACAACTCCGGGACGTTCGGCTCCTGGATTCAATTGTACAACGGTGTTGGGATCTGCACGGATACATCATTTACCGATAAAGCATCCTGCACTGTGGCTGGCGAAACCTGGTATTTGTCCGCTCTGTCTGAGTCCGTATGTATGACAATTGCCCACAGGGTTTCAGGTGTCATTGCAGAACAGGATTCCCGTCCGTTTTTTTTTAATTGGGACGGCACTCGGCAGCGGCTTGAATTTGCAATGAATAGTGAGTCGACAGCCTTTTCCCTGCCCCAGGGCAGAGCGGGATACCGACTCTATGAATTCGACGAAACAGCTAATGCATGTACCGACACCCCCTTTCCCAAGACGGGAACTCAGTGGCGGCACTTTACTGTTGTACCGGGCAATATAATTCCGGAATTGGAATGGGATATTGAATAA
- a CDS encoding type II/IV secretion system protein yields MPVSETALIDAGVKVGLVPDGDLSGLRLRAKRERLKLLEVVTRENRFPETALYQALADTRNLAFFHPRDLVADAEAAGLLPHTLMLKRLMLPVKRQGDEPVLVLSDPDDRLSLDRVRQATGRHWKIGLSDPESLKSAIARFRETQLASSGRGAAPAAAGAGGTADPVTLLDDIMKEVYLRRVTDVHFEPEEDGMRVRLRVDGQMEAFQRSLTKADEEALLNRVKVLSGLDIAEQRMAQDGAMKYKIMGWDLPETDIRVATIPTKWGERCTMRILGQDTGDLTLSQLGMPNHMLAAFKKAIASPHGMILVTGPTGSGKSTTLYAGIRELDVGQLNVLTAEDPVEQTIDGVSQVQVSTKVSFAQALRSFLRHDPDVILVGEIRDRETVEIGLRAAMTGHLVLSTLHTNDSVGAVTRLADVGAERFLIGSTLIGVLAQRLARRLCPRCRKKRAATLEELEILGLDQGRGVELYEPDGCSFCLGSGYKGRIGLFEALWIGKGLAETIAQGAGEREIRGKATRFTSLWEDCRAKVLNGDAALADLLHYRPEEG; encoded by the coding sequence ATGCCTGTTAGCGAGACCGCCCTCATTGATGCCGGCGTAAAGGTGGGCCTGGTGCCGGACGGGGATCTTTCCGGCCTGCGCCTCAGGGCCAAGCGGGAGCGTTTAAAGCTGCTGGAGGTGGTGACCCGGGAGAACCGGTTTCCCGAGACCGCCCTCTACCAGGCCCTGGCCGATACCCGTAATCTTGCTTTTTTCCACCCCCGGGACCTGGTGGCTGATGCAGAGGCAGCAGGGCTGTTGCCCCACACCCTCATGCTTAAACGGCTCATGCTGCCGGTGAAGCGCCAGGGGGATGAGCCGGTGCTTGTCCTGTCAGACCCCGATGACCGGCTGAGCCTGGACCGGGTGCGGCAGGCCACGGGCCGGCACTGGAAGATTGGCCTCTCCGATCCCGAATCCCTGAAATCCGCCATTGCCCGGTTCCGGGAGACGCAGCTTGCCTCATCCGGGCGGGGGGCTGCACCGGCGGCTGCGGGGGCAGGGGGAACGGCTGATCCGGTCACCCTGCTGGACGATATCATGAAAGAGGTTTACCTGCGCCGGGTTACGGATGTCCATTTTGAGCCCGAAGAGGATGGGATGCGGGTGCGTCTGCGGGTGGACGGGCAGATGGAAGCGTTCCAGCGTTCCTTGACCAAGGCCGACGAAGAGGCCCTGCTCAACCGGGTCAAGGTGTTGTCTGGCCTGGATATTGCCGAGCAGCGTATGGCCCAGGACGGGGCCATGAAATATAAGATCATGGGCTGGGATCTGCCCGAAACAGACATCCGTGTGGCCACCATCCCGACCAAGTGGGGGGAGCGCTGCACCATGCGGATTCTGGGCCAGGACACCGGGGACCTCACCCTCTCCCAGCTGGGCATGCCCAACCATATGCTGGCCGCTTTTAAAAAGGCCATCGCCAGCCCCCACGGCATGATCCTGGTCACCGGGCCAACGGGGTCGGGCAAATCCACCACCCTCTACGCCGGTATCCGGGAACTGGACGTGGGCCAGCTCAACGTGCTCACGGCGGAAGACCCGGTGGAACAGACTATTGACGGGGTCTCCCAGGTCCAGGTTTCCACCAAGGTCAGCTTTGCCCAGGCCCTGCGCTCCTTTCTCCGCCATGATCCGGATGTGATCCTGGTGGGGGAAATCCGGGACCGGGAAACCGTGGAGATCGGGCTGCGGGCCGCCATGACGGGCCACCTTGTACTCTCCACCCTCCACACCAACGATTCCGTCGGGGCCGTAACCCGGCTGGCCGATGTGGGGGCCGAGCGGTTTCTCATCGGCTCCACCCTCATCGGGGTCCTGGCCCAGCGCCTGGCCCGGCGGCTCTGTCCCAGATGCCGGAAAAAACGGGCTGCAACCCTGGAGGAGCTGGAAATCCTGGGCCTGGATCAAGGCAGAGGCGTGGAATTATACGAGCCTGATGGATGTTCCTTCTGCCTGGGATCGGGATACAAGGGCCGCATCGGTTTGTTCGAGGCCCTGTGGATCGGAAAGGGCCTGGCAGAGACCATTGCCCAGGGGGCAGGGGAGCGGGAAATCCGGGGGAAGGCGACCCGTTTCACCTCCCTGTGGGAGGACTGCCGGGCCAAGGTGCTCAACGGGGATGCGGCCCTGGCCGACCTTCTCCATTACCGTCCGGAGGAGGGGTAA
- a CDS encoding type II secretion system F family protein — protein MPVYSYTGLDGSGKEVQGVLEAESPKEVAGILRARSVFLLKAKEGEGADLGGGLLGMAGRGLSMLRPSRFMPVRSGDLIVFFRQLALMLRAGFTLVSALEASHDMQDKHRLRRVIKRLNDEIRRGESFSNALAKEKKVFPAMTANLVASGEQSGNLDAILERLAENLERAKDLKLQFITAMFYPCFILLSSLAVIVLMLVYVIPKFSTFLAARHAELPGSMLMLLGISDWFLTWGGPLGIVLGGGLFAVLAAYTTVPGKRAVDKVLVRVPVVGSTLVLAAMANAAWTLAMLLKSGVTAMDSLRVTSGVTGNLAVADCFGRAAEGLLDGRPLSKTFEQPHIPVLMRHMAAVGESSGQLDSVMQEVGEFYQKELIGRVKLMATMIEPVMILGVGLLVLFVYLALFQSVMAVSKGGM, from the coding sequence ATGCCGGTATACTCTTATACCGGGCTGGACGGCTCGGGCAAGGAGGTGCAGGGCGTCCTTGAGGCGGAGAGCCCCAAGGAAGTGGCCGGGATCCTGAGGGCGCGCTCGGTGTTCCTGCTCAAGGCAAAGGAAGGGGAGGGGGCTGACCTGGGCGGCGGCCTTCTTGGCATGGCCGGCAGGGGGCTGTCCATGCTCAGGCCCAGCCGGTTTATGCCGGTGAGATCAGGTGATCTTATTGTTTTTTTCCGGCAGCTGGCCCTGATGCTCAGGGCGGGATTTACGCTGGTCTCGGCACTGGAGGCCAGCCACGATATGCAGGACAAGCACCGGCTGCGCCGGGTGATTAAACGGCTTAACGACGAAATCCGGCGGGGAGAGAGCTTTTCCAATGCCCTGGCAAAGGAAAAAAAGGTGTTTCCGGCCATGACCGCCAACCTGGTGGCTTCCGGAGAGCAGAGCGGAAACCTGGATGCCATCCTGGAACGGCTGGCCGAAAACCTGGAACGGGCAAAGGATTTGAAGCTCCAATTTATCACGGCCATGTTTTATCCCTGTTTCATTCTGCTCTCCTCTCTGGCCGTGATTGTACTCATGCTCGTTTACGTGATTCCCAAATTTTCCACCTTTCTGGCGGCCCGCCATGCGGAACTGCCCGGGTCCATGCTCATGCTCTTGGGGATCTCGGACTGGTTTCTCACCTGGGGCGGCCCCCTGGGCATTGTGCTGGGCGGGGGGCTGTTTGCCGTCCTTGCCGCCTATACCACGGTGCCGGGCAAACGGGCCGTGGACAAGGTATTGGTAAGGGTGCCGGTGGTGGGCTCCACCCTGGTACTGGCGGCCATGGCCAATGCCGCCTGGACCCTGGCCATGCTGCTTAAAAGCGGGGTCACGGCCATGGATTCCCTGAGGGTGACCTCGGGGGTGACCGGAAACCTGGCCGTGGCCGACTGCTTCGGCCGGGCCGCCGAGGGGCTGCTGGACGGCCGGCCCTTGTCAAAAACCTTTGAACAGCCCCATATCCCAGTACTCATGCGGCATATGGCCGCCGTGGGGGAAAGTTCGGGCCAGCTGGATTCGGTGATGCAGGAAGTGGGGGAATTTTATCAGAAGGAACTCATCGGCCGGGTCAAGCTCATGGCCACAATGATTGAGCCGGTGATGATCCTGGGGGTGGGGCTGCTGGTGCTTTTTGTCTACCTGGCACTGTTCCAGTCGGTTATGGCCGTGTCAAAAGGAGGGATGTAA
- a CDS encoding prepilin-type N-terminal cleavage/methylation domain-containing protein → MPLGSRGFTLLELLVVVAILAAVASVGATTFFRVREGAAEQVARMEMQAIAKALRQFKADTGYFPKTGPFNLTSASGGKVSYARLPGYAGNNDSECALWFNSPANFYQLFKNPLEDSGHALEDWNPETGRGWRGPYLAGFQEGYLDIRSGVNDTVEGTPYGKEDGSPLSGANIPDVEGIADPFEHPAEEVGGNTLLDWCRSPNNGAPERRVWGRPYLLFYDSSAGEWHLVSMGLDGTYGSSDDIQLNIK, encoded by the coding sequence ATGCCCCTGGGCAGCAGGGGCTTTACCCTCCTGGAGCTCCTGGTGGTGGTGGCCATCCTTGCGGCGGTTGCCTCGGTGGGGGCCACCACCTTTTTCAGGGTCAGGGAGGGGGCGGCGGAGCAGGTGGCCCGCATGGAGATGCAGGCCATTGCCAAGGCCCTGCGGCAGTTCAAGGCCGACACCGGGTATTTCCCCAAGACCGGGCCCTTTAATTTAACAAGCGCATCGGGAGGCAAGGTTTCCTATGCCCGGCTGCCGGGCTATGCCGGAAATAATGATTCCGAATGTGCGCTATGGTTTAATTCCCCGGCTAATTTTTACCAATTATTTAAAAATCCCCTGGAGGACTCCGGCCATGCTTTGGAAGACTGGAACCCTGAAACGGGCCGGGGCTGGCGGGGTCCTTATCTTGCCGGTTTTCAGGAGGGGTATTTGGATATCCGTTCCGGGGTTAACGATACGGTGGAAGGGACCCCCTACGGGAAAGAAGACGGCAGCCCCCTGTCCGGCGCCAATATCCCGGATGTGGAAGGCATTGCCGATCCCTTTGAACACCCGGCCGAAGAGGTGGGGGGCAATACCCTGCTGGACTGGTGCCGCAGTCCCAATAATGGGGCGCCTGAGCGGCGGGTATGGGGCCGGCCCTATCTTTTATTTTATGATTCATCAGCCGGAGAATGGCACCTGGTCAGCATGGGGCTTGACGGGACCTACGGCAGCAGTGACGACATTCAACTGAATATAAAGTGA
- a CDS encoding PilT/PilU family type 4a pilus ATPase has product MNQTRFIRQFDTLLALCVERGASDMHLTSGRPPGYRIHGKLTANGEEILEAETITAMVQEIMSDSQREIFKAKSTVDLGYTTGAGTRFRLNIYMETGRPAMAVRYLNQDLPDMAAAGLPQVLKRLAYLPSGLVLITGATGSGKSTTLAMLLDEINQNRNCHILTVEDPVEFIHENKASLVHHREVGADVPCFASAVRAALREDPDVIMVGEMRDLETMKASITAAETGHLVFSTLHTGEAVGAVERFIGHFSGGEQEVARHRISMVLKAVIAQRLVPVIGGGGRVPALEMLRVNNGSANLIRTAKTRQLYSMMESGANQGMWTLDQDLARLVFEKKIARQSALDICANPMGFDRLVDAARGWKVADYAC; this is encoded by the coding sequence ATGAACCAGACCCGTTTTATCCGTCAATTTGACACCCTTTTGGCCCTCTGCGTTGAAAGGGGGGCTTCAGATATGCACCTGACCTCCGGCCGGCCGCCGGGCTACCGGATCCACGGAAAACTCACCGCCAACGGCGAAGAGATCCTGGAGGCAGAAACCATAACCGCCATGGTCCAGGAGATCATGAGCGATTCCCAGCGGGAAATATTTAAGGCAAAATCCACGGTGGACCTGGGCTATACAACAGGTGCCGGCACCCGGTTCCGCCTCAATATTTATATGGAAACGGGAAGGCCCGCCATGGCCGTGCGCTACCTGAACCAGGATCTCCCGGACATGGCGGCGGCGGGCCTTCCCCAGGTGCTCAAGCGTTTGGCCTACCTGCCCTCGGGCCTGGTTCTCATCACCGGGGCCACGGGGTCGGGCAAATCCACCACCCTGGCCATGCTCCTGGATGAGATCAACCAGAACCGCAACTGCCACATTCTCACGGTGGAGGACCCGGTGGAATTCATCCATGAAAACAAGGCGTCCCTGGTCCACCACAGGGAGGTGGGGGCGGATGTGCCCTGTTTTGCCTCGGCGGTGCGGGCGGCCCTGCGGGAGGACCCCGACGTGATCATGGTCGGCGAGATGCGGGACCTGGAGACCATGAAGGCCTCCATCACCGCGGCGGAAACCGGCCACCTGGTTTTTTCCACCCTCCATACCGGGGAGGCCGTGGGTGCAGTGGAACGGTTCATCGGCCATTTTTCCGGCGGGGAGCAGGAGGTGGCGCGGCACCGGATTTCCATGGTGCTTAAAGCCGTCATTGCCCAGCGCCTGGTGCCGGTCATTGGCGGGGGCGGCCGGGTGCCGGCCCTGGAGATGCTCCGGGTGAACAACGGCAGCGCCAACCTCATCCGCACGGCCAAGACAAGGCAGCTGTATTCCATGATGGAATCGGGGGCCAACCAGGGCATGTGGACCCTGGACCAGGATCTGGCCCGGCTGGTTTTTGAAAAGAAAATCGCCCGGCAGTCTGCCCTGGACATCTGCGCCAACCCCATGGGGTTTGACCGCCTGGTGGATGCGGCAAGGGGGTGGAAGGTGGCGGACTATGCCTGTTAG